The nucleotide sequence CAGTCGGCCAGTGCCCGCTGAGCCTGATCGATAATCAAATTGTGGTCAAACGCCAGTTCCGGCAGCTTCTCCAGATCGAACCATTCAAAGGCCTCGGCATCATCCGCCGCCGCGGCCGCCGCGCTCGCCTTCACCAGAGCCAGATATGCCAGCGAAATAGTCCGACCTCGCGGGTCGCGCCCGGGCTCGCCGAACGCCCGGAACTGCTCGATGAAACCTGGAACAAGGCCAGTCTCTTCCTTCAATTCACGCAGCACAGCCGCCGGCAGGTCCTCGTCGATCTCCACAAACCCGCCCGGCAGCGCCCAGCACCCCTGGAACGGCGCCTTGCCGCGGCGCACCAAGCCGACCTGGCGGCGCCCCTCGACCCAGCGAAGGCACACCGCGTCCACCGTCACCGACGGCCGCGGATGGTCGTACGTAAACTGCTCCTTAGCCATGACTTAATATTCTAATCCGCCCGATCCCCCCAGACCAACGCTTTTATCGGTCCAAACAGTTCACCTCGTCATTCCGCCAACGCGCTGGCACCGTGACGCCGCACCACAGCCACCCGTGCCGCTCCGCTCGTCCCGGTTACCCCGCCCACTTCCGGTATCACCGCCGCCACCAGCCACTCACACTGACCCTACTGCACCCCAGAATTCCCCACCATCCGCCGTCCTCCCGCCGCCAATTCCTACCTTACGCCTTCACCCCCCGGCCGTTCCTTGCCGCACGCCAATCCGTTGGTCGCTCACCCGCCACGCGTCTGTCTTCCGTCCGCCCACCCAGCGGTCGCTCTCACGTCGCTCCCTTCATTCTGTCCACTGATCCCGCGGTCACTCACCCGCCAGCCGATTTCCAACCGCCCACCGACCCACCGATCGTTCCCGCGTCGCCCCGTATTTGCCCTGCCCACTGCTCATAGGTCACTCACCCGCTACCCGATTTCAAGCCGTTGACAACGACATCGTCTTGCCTCCCTCAGAGTCGAACGATCAATCTTGTCCGGACCCGCATTTAGGA is from Phycisphaerae bacterium and encodes:
- a CDS encoding NUDIX hydrolase, translating into MAKEQFTYDHPRPSVTVDAVCLRWVEGRRQVGLVRRGKAPFQGCWALPGGFVEIDEDLPAAVLRELKEETGLVPGFIEQFRAFGEPGRDPRGRTISLAYLALVKASAAAAAADDAEAFEWFDLEKLPELAFDHNLIIDQAQRALADWRALGRIDWEGMD